One Sphingomonas endolithica DNA segment encodes these proteins:
- a CDS encoding tetratricopeptide repeat protein, translated as MAVPPNTDEAFLREVDDELRRDQLTSFWTRYGRLTIGAIVLALAIFAGVLYWLHHQNQVAGEQGEQLKTVNDLLAERKVPAAAKPLQELAASDIKGYRASARFMQADLLLQKNDLKGAAAKFAEVAADTSVGAPFRDLALIRQTSAEFDTIKPEVVINRLRPLAVKGSPWFGSAGELMAAAYLRQNRADLAGPIFAGIAREETVPPTLRQRAVQMAGVLGIDAVDQPEEKKAP; from the coding sequence TTGGCCGTCCCGCCGAACACCGACGAAGCATTTCTGCGCGAGGTCGATGACGAACTCCGCCGCGATCAGCTGACCAGCTTCTGGACCCGCTATGGCCGCCTGACGATCGGCGCGATCGTGCTCGCGCTCGCGATCTTCGCCGGCGTTCTGTATTGGCTGCACCACCAGAACCAGGTGGCCGGCGAGCAGGGCGAGCAGCTGAAGACGGTCAACGACCTGCTGGCCGAGCGCAAGGTGCCGGCGGCGGCCAAGCCGCTGCAGGAGCTCGCGGCCTCGGACATCAAGGGCTACCGCGCCAGCGCGCGCTTCATGCAGGCGGACCTGCTGCTGCAGAAGAACGACCTGAAGGGTGCGGCGGCCAAGTTCGCCGAAGTGGCGGCGGACACATCGGTCGGCGCGCCGTTCCGCGATCTTGCGCTGATCCGCCAGACGAGCGCCGAATTCGACACGATCAAGCCCGAGGTGGTGATCAATCGCCTGCGCCCGTTGGCCGTCAAGGGCAGCCCGTGGTTCGGCAGCGCCGGCGAGCTGATGGCCGCTGCCTATCTGCGCCAGAACCGCGCCGATCTGGCCGGGCCGATCTTTGCCGGCATCGCGCGCGAAGAGACCGTACCGCCCACGCTCCGTCAACGCGCGGTTCAGATGGCCGGCGTATTGGGAATCGACGCGGTCGACCAGCCTGAGGAAAAGAAAGCACCATGA
- a CDS encoding ArsC family reductase produces the protein MTILYGIANCDTVKKARVWLEAQGVAYTFHDYKKAGIDAATLRGWSARLGWEALLNRAGTTFRKLPEAARADLDEDKAIALMLAQPSMIKRPVIVQGDTLLAGFKPDTYLGQITG, from the coding sequence ATGACCATCCTGTACGGCATTGCCAATTGCGACACGGTGAAGAAGGCGCGGGTGTGGCTGGAGGCGCAGGGCGTGGCGTATACGTTCCACGACTATAAGAAGGCCGGGATCGACGCGGCGACGTTGCGGGGGTGGAGCGCGCGGCTCGGGTGGGAGGCGTTGCTCAACCGCGCGGGCACGACGTTTCGCAAGCTGCCCGAGGCGGCGCGCGCCGACCTCGACGAGGACAAGGCGATTGCGCTGATGCTGGCGCAACCATCGATGATCAAGCGGCCGGTGATCGTGCAGGGCGATACGCTGCTGGCGGGGTTCAAGCCGGATACCTATCTGGGGCAGATCACCGGATAG
- a CDS encoding PQQ-binding-like beta-propeller repeat protein, with amino-acid sequence MKSTKGSLAIAALLALSACGIFKGGGKKTPVLGDRVPILLSESAVETDKTIAAVQVLLPAPETNTEWTQPGGNAAKSMGHVALGQTLARAWSVSVDGGSNRQRLAAPPVIGDGKMFVMDVDATVHAFAADTGAVLWTASIVKDKENQGARFGGGVSYEDGKVYASDGLGDLVSLNAADGKEVWRSKPGGPLRGSPTVAYGNVYALTQDNQLFAVSTEDGKVGWNQSGSLESQGVFGVAAPSVSAGTIVAGFSSGELNAYRYENGRGLWQDALSRSAISTSVSSLADIDAAPVIDQGRVYAVGQGGRTVAIDIGTGRRIWSQNFAGISTPWIAGEWLFLVTDDAKLVCLSRNNGAVRWISQLKAFKNEKKRSGPITWFGPVLAGNRLVLTNSEGEIVSVGSGGGEMGAVIKSGAPINLPPIVANNTLYVLDMKGRVSAYR; translated from the coding sequence ATGAAATCGACCAAGGGTTCGCTCGCGATCGCGGCCCTGCTGGCGCTCAGCGCGTGCGGCATTTTCAAGGGTGGCGGCAAGAAGACGCCAGTGCTGGGTGACCGCGTGCCGATCCTGCTATCGGAATCGGCGGTCGAGACCGACAAGACGATCGCCGCCGTGCAGGTGCTGTTGCCGGCGCCCGAAACGAATACCGAATGGACGCAGCCGGGCGGCAATGCCGCGAAATCCATGGGGCATGTCGCGCTTGGCCAGACGCTGGCGCGGGCGTGGAGCGTCTCCGTGGATGGCGGGTCCAACCGCCAGCGGCTCGCCGCGCCGCCGGTGATCGGCGACGGCAAGATGTTCGTGATGGACGTGGATGCCACGGTGCACGCCTTTGCCGCGGATACCGGCGCGGTGCTGTGGACGGCGAGCATCGTCAAGGACAAGGAAAACCAGGGTGCGCGCTTCGGCGGCGGCGTCAGCTACGAAGACGGCAAGGTCTATGCGAGCGACGGCCTGGGCGATTTGGTGTCGCTGAACGCCGCCGACGGCAAGGAAGTGTGGCGATCGAAGCCGGGCGGCCCGCTGCGCGGTTCGCCGACGGTCGCCTATGGCAACGTCTATGCGCTGACGCAGGACAACCAGTTGTTTGCGGTCTCGACCGAGGACGGCAAGGTCGGCTGGAACCAGTCGGGCAGCCTCGAATCGCAGGGCGTGTTCGGGGTGGCGGCGCCTTCGGTGAGCGCGGGCACGATCGTCGCGGGCTTTTCGTCGGGCGAGCTGAACGCCTATCGCTACGAGAATGGCCGCGGGCTGTGGCAGGACGCGCTGTCGCGCTCGGCGATCTCGACCTCGGTGTCGTCGCTGGCCGATATCGATGCCGCGCCGGTGATCGACCAAGGCCGCGTCTATGCCGTCGGGCAGGGCGGGCGCACCGTGGCGATCGATATCGGCACGGGCCGCCGCATCTGGTCGCAGAATTTCGCCGGCATTTCCACGCCGTGGATCGCGGGCGAATGGCTGTTCCTGGTGACCGACGATGCCAAGCTTGTCTGCCTCAGCCGCAACAACGGCGCGGTGCGCTGGATCAGCCAGCTGAAGGCGTTCAAGAACGAGAAGAAGCGCTCGGGGCCGATCACCTGGTTCGGCCCGGTGCTGGCCGGCAACCGGCTGGTGCTGACCAATTCCGAAGGCGAGATCGTCTCGGTCGGCAGCGGTGGCGGCGAGATGGGTGCGGTGATCAAGTCGGGCGCGCCGATCAACCTGCCGCCGATCGTGGCCAACAACACGCTGTACGTGCTGGACATGAAGGGGCGGGTTTCGGCGTATCGGTGA
- a CDS encoding Hpt domain-containing protein codes for MSFEGSTLVDWIAYQRSRSELGAGFVRILGYFREDGVKSVAAIETAMRAFDACALILPAHTLKGEARHFGAEPLADCAEAIEMIARDCVENRDTPEEALEHVVRLRPMFEQTLALLEREANPLVERRPVQGFGRRQA; via the coding sequence GTGTCGTTCGAAGGTAGCACCTTGGTAGATTGGATCGCCTATCAGCGCTCGCGCAGCGAGCTCGGTGCGGGGTTCGTGCGCATCCTGGGCTATTTTCGCGAAGACGGCGTGAAGTCGGTGGCGGCGATCGAAACCGCGATGCGCGCGTTCGATGCCTGCGCGCTGATCTTGCCCGCGCATACGCTGAAAGGCGAGGCACGGCATTTCGGGGCGGAGCCGCTGGCGGATTGCGCGGAGGCGATCGAGATGATCGCGCGCGACTGCGTGGAGAATCGCGATACGCCGGAGGAAGCGCTGGAGCATGTCGTGCGGCTGCGCCCGATGTTCGAACAGACGCTGGCGCTGCTGGAGCGCGAGGCGAACCCCTTGGTCGAGCGGCGGCCGGTGCAGGGATTTGGTCGGCGGCAGGCTTAG
- the der gene encoding ribosome biogenesis GTPase Der → MSNLPVVAIIGRPNVGKSTLFNRLVGKKLALVDDRPGVTRDRREGDATLVGVYFRVIDTAGYEDEDAATLPGRMRAQTEAAVAQADVALFMIDARVGVVPLEEEISRWLRGSDTPIVLVANKAEGKAGEAGLLEALALGYGDPVPLSAEHGEGMGDLFDALLPYIDREDIEPEPEYGEDDMSAPLKLAIIGRPNAGKSTLINRMLGEERLITGPEAGITRDSIAVDWTWHDEDGNARAVRLIDTAGMRKRANVQDKLEKLSVADALHAIDFAEVVVLLLDATRGLESQDLRIADAALQEGRALVVALNKWDVAEHASSLFNGVKAALEEGLSQVKGVPVLTVSAATGKGLDMLIKVAFETREAWSKRIGTGELNRWFEKAVEANPPPAPGGKRIKLRYLTQAKTRPPGFILFGTRVDQLPTSYQRYLINGIRRDLGFGAVPVRLTLRAPKNPFDR, encoded by the coding sequence ATGTCCAATCTTCCCGTGGTCGCCATCATCGGCCGCCCTAATGTCGGTAAATCGACCCTGTTCAATCGCCTCGTCGGCAAGAAGCTCGCCCTGGTCGACGATCGGCCCGGTGTGACGCGCGATCGGCGGGAGGGGGATGCGACGTTGGTCGGCGTCTATTTCCGCGTCATCGACACCGCCGGATATGAGGATGAGGACGCCGCGACGCTGCCCGGGCGGATGCGCGCGCAGACCGAGGCTGCCGTCGCGCAGGCCGATGTCGCCTTGTTCATGATCGATGCGCGCGTCGGCGTGGTGCCGCTGGAGGAGGAGATCTCCCGCTGGCTGCGCGGGTCCGACACCCCGATCGTGCTGGTCGCCAACAAGGCCGAGGGTAAAGCGGGCGAGGCCGGACTGCTGGAGGCGCTGGCGCTGGGCTATGGCGACCCGGTGCCGCTATCGGCCGAGCATGGCGAGGGCATGGGCGACCTGTTCGATGCGCTGCTGCCCTATATCGACCGCGAGGATATCGAGCCCGAGCCCGAATATGGCGAGGACGATATGAGTGCGCCGCTGAAGCTCGCCATTATCGGGCGGCCGAATGCGGGCAAATCGACGCTGATCAACCGCATGCTGGGCGAGGAACGGCTGATCACCGGGCCGGAAGCCGGCATCACGCGCGATTCGATCGCGGTCGACTGGACCTGGCATGACGAGGACGGGAATGCGCGCGCGGTGCGGCTGATCGACACGGCGGGCATGCGCAAGCGCGCCAACGTGCAGGACAAGCTGGAGAAATTGTCGGTCGCCGACGCGCTGCACGCGATCGACTTTGCCGAGGTGGTCGTGCTGTTGCTGGATGCAACGCGCGGGCTGGAATCGCAGGATCTGCGCATTGCCGATGCGGCGTTGCAGGAAGGGCGCGCCTTGGTCGTGGCGCTCAACAAATGGGATGTCGCGGAACATGCCAGTTCGCTGTTCAACGGCGTCAAGGCGGCGCTGGAAGAGGGGCTGAGCCAGGTCAAGGGCGTGCCGGTGCTGACCGTGTCGGCAGCGACCGGCAAGGGGCTCGACATGCTGATCAAGGTCGCGTTCGAAACGCGCGAGGCATGGTCGAAGCGGATCGGGACGGGCGAGCTCAACCGCTGGTTCGAGAAAGCGGTGGAGGCCAATCCGCCACCCGCCCCGGGCGGCAAGCGCATCAAGCTGCGCTATCTGACCCAGGCCAAGACTCGGCCGCCGGGCTTCATCCTGTTCGGCACGCGGGTGGATCAATTGCCGACCAGCTATCAGCGCTATCTGATCAATGGCATCCGACGCGATCTGGGGTTCGGCGCCGTGCCGGTGCGCTTGACGCTGCGTGCGCCGAAAAACCCCTTCGACCGCTAA
- a CDS encoding XdhC family protein, whose translation MADNDTILAAATAWKGAPMAIATVVSTWGSAPRPRGSHMLVHGDGRFEGSVSGGCVESDILATAADVIAGAPFAVKRYGVEDAAAWEVGLPCGGEIAVMVQPVSAAGFDPELFDRIAEARSTGQALTVTTDLDSGTSSLRPPEGAAFVNKYDPPRRLLIVGAVQIAQALAGLARELGIDTVVIDPRERFLTEERFPHVTLDDRWPDEAVAAYAPGPSTAVVTLSHDTKIDDPALIAALKTNTAYVGALGSRRSHAARLQRLAAEGVIEADLARIDAPVGLDIGAIGPAEIALSVAAAMVGAFNKQQATV comes from the coding sequence ATGGCCGACAACGACACCATCCTCGCCGCCGCCACTGCCTGGAAAGGCGCACCGATGGCGATCGCTACCGTCGTCTCCACCTGGGGCTCGGCCCCGCGCCCGCGCGGCAGCCACATGCTGGTGCACGGCGACGGCCGGTTCGAAGGCTCGGTCTCCGGCGGGTGCGTCGAAAGCGACATTCTCGCCACCGCCGCCGACGTCATCGCCGGCGCCCCCTTCGCGGTAAAGCGCTATGGCGTCGAGGATGCCGCGGCCTGGGAAGTCGGCCTGCCTTGCGGCGGCGAGATCGCGGTCATGGTCCAGCCCGTCTCCGCTGCCGGCTTCGACCCCGAATTGTTCGATCGCATTGCCGAGGCGCGCAGCACCGGCCAGGCGCTCACCGTCACGACCGATCTCGACAGCGGCACCAGCTCGCTGCGCCCGCCCGAAGGCGCTGCCTTCGTCAACAAATATGATCCGCCGCGCCGCCTGCTGATCGTCGGCGCGGTGCAGATCGCGCAGGCGCTCGCCGGTCTTGCACGCGAACTCGGCATCGACACGGTGGTGATCGACCCCCGCGAACGCTTCCTGACCGAGGAGCGCTTCCCGCACGTCACGCTCGACGATCGCTGGCCCGACGAAGCCGTCGCCGCTTATGCGCCAGGCCCGTCGACCGCAGTGGTCACGCTCAGCCACGACACCAAGATCGACGATCCCGCCTTGATCGCCGCGCTCAAGACCAACACCGCCTACGTCGGCGCTTTGGGCTCGCGCCGCAGCCACGCCGCACGGCTGCAGCGGCTCGCCGCCGAGGGCGTCATCGAGGCCGATCTCGCCCGCATCGACGCGCCAGTGGGTCTCGATATCGGCGCGATCGGCCCGGCCGAGATCGCCCTGTCGGTGGCCGCCGCCATGGTCGGCGCGTTCAACAAGCAGCAGGCGACGGTATGA
- the panB gene encoding 3-methyl-2-oxobutanoate hydroxymethyltransferase — protein MSTTFTIDTSTSRANPTPAPMKRLTVPAIQRRKGGEPLVMLTAYTVRMAQLLDPHCDLLLVGDSLGQVIYGLPSTLPVTVEMMCAHGAAVVRGSYHAVVVIDMPFGSYEASPEQAFVSAARIMAETGAAGVKLEGGEAMAPTVAFLSARGIPVMGHIGLTPQAVNALGGYGARGRTNAEHAKIVADARAIAAAGAFAIVAEGVVEPLARAIVAEVSCPVIGIGASADCDGQVLVTEDMLGLFDRTARFVKKFDDLAGRISTAVETYAGDVRSRTFPGPEQTYQPKD, from the coding sequence ATGTCCACGACCTTCACCATCGACACCTCGACCAGCCGCGCGAACCCGACACCGGCGCCGATGAAACGGCTGACCGTGCCGGCGATCCAGCGGCGCAAAGGCGGCGAGCCGCTGGTGATGCTGACCGCCTATACGGTGCGGATGGCGCAGTTGCTGGATCCGCATTGCGACCTGCTGCTGGTCGGCGACAGCCTGGGGCAGGTGATCTACGGGCTGCCCTCCACGCTGCCGGTGACGGTGGAGATGATGTGCGCGCATGGCGCGGCGGTGGTGCGTGGCAGCTACCACGCGGTGGTGGTGATCGACATGCCGTTCGGCAGTTACGAGGCGAGCCCGGAACAGGCGTTCGTGTCCGCCGCGCGGATCATGGCCGAGACGGGCGCGGCGGGAGTGAAGCTGGAGGGCGGCGAGGCGATGGCGCCGACGGTGGCGTTCCTGTCCGCGCGCGGCATTCCGGTGATGGGGCATATCGGGCTCACCCCACAGGCAGTGAATGCGCTTGGCGGTTACGGCGCGCGTGGGCGGACCAATGCCGAGCATGCCAAGATCGTCGCCGATGCGCGCGCGATCGCCGCGGCGGGGGCGTTCGCGATCGTCGCGGAAGGCGTGGTCGAGCCGCTGGCGCGGGCGATCGTCGCCGAAGTATCCTGCCCGGTGATCGGCATCGGCGCGTCGGCCGATTGCGACGGGCAGGTGCTGGTGACCGAGGACATGCTGGGGCTGTTCGATCGCACGGCGCGCTTCGTGAAGAAGTTCGACGATCTCGCCGGGCGCATCTCGACCGCGGTCGAGACCTATGCCGGGGATGTGCGATCGCGCACGTTTCCGGGCCCCGAACAGACCTATCAGCCCAAGGATTGA
- a CDS encoding xanthine dehydrogenase family protein molybdopterin-binding subunit — protein sequence MADYKMDADHPGTAMARGVQGVLGKGLDRVEGALKVTGAATYGYEHRQDNVAYGFLITAPAAKGKVTGFDTDIARSLPGVLDIIVDDPRIPRQAAAFGPAHAGNEEIDHYDQVLGVAVAESFEAARAAAKAVTVHIAPEQGRFDTMANVAKAGGPPSDARLQDVEKGDIDAAMADAAASIDQVYTTPHQVHAAMEPHASIASWQGDQLTVHSSLQILKVAKQVLAKSLGVAADQVRLLSPYVGGGFGGKMLGPDAVLAAIAAQKIGRPVKIAMARQQLFHNVYRRTDTHQRLRLAADQDGRLTAVGHDSVVSQGPDGGFMEPVALGTISLYDAPVRKISHKIVTLDMVMAGAVRAPGEAVGMLALETAIDELAEKCGRDPIDFRKLNEPKVDPMNGAPFSTRGLVECLDWGAENFGWGRRSPTPGQTRDGEWLIGMGVAAAVRINLMMDSEARVTLLPDGRARVETDMTDIGTGSYTILGQIAGEALGLPLHYIDVVLGDTDLPPAAGSGGSFGAASAGSSVALACEDIVATLARRMDTAPEDMTLKDGHAIAGNRRVPLDELVGDAPLVGNGKISQGSNAKTYSQAAHGAQFAEVAVNATTGEVRMRRMLGVFEAGRILNAKTARSQAIGGMIWGIGYALMEDAVLDRRTGQFVNQDLAEYHVPAHADVPHLDVHFIERIDEHANPIGVKGLGELSISGAGAAVTNAIYNACGVRVRDFPLTLDKILAGLPPV from the coding sequence ATGGCCGACTACAAGATGGACGCCGATCACCCCGGCACCGCAATGGCGCGCGGCGTGCAGGGCGTGCTCGGCAAGGGCCTCGACCGTGTCGAGGGCGCGCTCAAGGTCACCGGCGCGGCCACCTATGGCTACGAACACAGACAAGACAACGTCGCCTACGGCTTCCTGATCACTGCCCCCGCCGCCAAGGGCAAGGTCACCGGCTTCGATACGGATATCGCCCGGTCGTTGCCCGGCGTGCTCGACATCATCGTCGACGATCCCCGTATCCCGCGCCAGGCCGCCGCGTTCGGCCCGGCCCATGCCGGCAACGAAGAGATCGACCATTACGATCAGGTGCTGGGCGTCGCGGTGGCGGAAAGCTTCGAGGCCGCCCGCGCCGCCGCCAAGGCAGTGACCGTCCATATCGCGCCCGAGCAGGGCCGCTTCGACACGATGGCCAATGTTGCCAAGGCCGGGGGCCCGCCAAGCGACGCCCGCCTGCAGGATGTCGAAAAGGGTGATATCGATGCGGCCATGGCCGACGCCGCGGCCAGCATCGATCAGGTCTATACCACCCCGCATCAGGTTCATGCCGCGATGGAGCCGCATGCCTCGATCGCCTCGTGGCAGGGCGACCAGTTGACGGTCCACTCCAGCCTGCAGATCCTGAAGGTCGCCAAGCAGGTCCTGGCAAAATCGCTCGGCGTGGCAGCAGATCAGGTGCGCCTGCTGTCGCCGTATGTCGGTGGCGGCTTCGGCGGCAAGATGCTCGGCCCCGACGCCGTCCTCGCCGCGATCGCCGCGCAGAAGATCGGCCGTCCGGTCAAGATCGCGATGGCGCGCCAGCAATTGTTCCACAACGTCTACCGCCGCACCGACACGCACCAGCGCCTCCGGCTCGCCGCCGACCAGGACGGGCGGCTGACCGCGGTCGGCCATGACAGTGTCGTCAGCCAGGGCCCGGACGGCGGCTTCATGGAGCCGGTCGCGCTAGGCACGATCTCGCTCTACGACGCGCCGGTCCGCAAGATCAGCCACAAGATCGTCACGCTCGACATGGTCATGGCCGGCGCGGTCCGCGCGCCCGGCGAAGCCGTCGGAATGCTCGCGCTGGAAACCGCGATCGACGAACTTGCCGAGAAATGCGGCCGCGATCCGATCGATTTCCGCAAGTTGAACGAACCCAAGGTCGATCCGATGAACGGCGCGCCGTTCTCGACCCGCGGGCTGGTCGAGTGCCTCGATTGGGGCGCCGAGAATTTCGGCTGGGGGCGGCGTAGCCCTACACCGGGGCAGACGCGCGACGGCGAATGGCTGATCGGCATGGGCGTCGCCGCCGCCGTGCGCATCAACCTGATGATGGATTCCGAAGCCCGCGTCACCTTGTTGCCCGACGGCCGCGCCCGCGTCGAAACCGACATGACCGACATCGGCACCGGTAGCTACACGATCCTCGGCCAGATCGCGGGAGAAGCGCTCGGGCTGCCGCTGCACTACATCGACGTCGTGCTCGGCGACACCGATCTGCCCCCCGCCGCGGGTTCCGGCGGCTCGTTCGGCGCGGCCAGCGCCGGCTCCTCGGTGGCGCTGGCCTGCGAGGACATCGTCGCCACGCTCGCGCGGCGGATGGACACGGCGCCGGAGGACATGACGCTGAAGGATGGCCACGCAATCGCCGGCAACCGCCGCGTGCCGCTGGACGAACTGGTCGGTGACGCCCCGCTCGTCGGCAACGGCAAGATCAGCCAGGGCAGCAACGCCAAGACCTACAGCCAGGCGGCGCACGGCGCGCAATTCGCCGAGGTGGCGGTCAACGCCACGACCGGCGAGGTGCGCATGCGCCGCATGCTGGGCGTGTTCGAGGCCGGCCGCATCCTCAACGCCAAGACCGCGCGCAGCCAGGCGATCGGCGGGATGATCTGGGGCATCGGCTATGCGCTGATGGAGGATGCCGTGCTCGACCGGCGCACCGGCCAGTTCGTCAACCAGGATCTGGCGGAATATCACGTCCCCGCGCACGCCGACGTGCCGCATCTCGACGTGCATTTCATCGAGAGGATCGACGAGCATGCCAACCCGATCGGCGTGAAGGGCCTGGGCGAACTGTCCATCTCCGGCGCCGGCGCCGCGGTCACCAACGCGATCTACAACGCCTGCGGGGTCAGAGTACGAGACTTCCCACTGACCCTGGACAAGATCCTGGCGGGCTTGCCGCCAGTCTAA
- a CDS encoding nucleotidyltransferase family protein, whose product MIAADRTVLILLAAGRSQRFGDVDKLTQDFLGKPLAFHVVTALESVPFLERIVVKNGTDLDFEERGYRVIHNEEPEIGMSNSVKLGVACAQAMGADAVMIALADMPRVTATHVLRLLDAADGVDAVVASSDGVKPCPPAVFGADQFPALLMLEGDEGARAMVASGKHVIAPAHELLDIDRPEDLERLRALR is encoded by the coding sequence ATGATCGCGGCGGACAGGACGGTATTGATCCTGCTCGCCGCCGGCCGCTCGCAGCGGTTCGGCGATGTCGACAAATTGACGCAGGACTTCCTCGGCAAGCCGCTCGCCTTCCACGTCGTCACCGCGCTGGAAAGCGTCCCTTTCCTAGAGCGGATCGTGGTCAAGAACGGCACTGATCTGGATTTCGAGGAACGCGGCTACCGCGTGATCCACAATGAGGAGCCCGAGATCGGCATGTCCAACTCGGTGAAGCTCGGCGTCGCCTGCGCGCAGGCGATGGGCGCCGATGCGGTGATGATCGCGCTTGCCGACATGCCGCGCGTCACCGCCACGCACGTTCTCCGCCTGCTCGATGCCGCCGACGGTGTCGATGCGGTGGTGGCGTCGAGCGACGGCGTAAAGCCCTGCCCGCCCGCCGTGTTCGGCGCTGACCAGTTCCCGGCCCTGCTGATGCTGGAAGGCGACGAAGGCGCCCGCGCGATGGTCGCCAGCGGCAAGCACGTCATCGCCCCCGCCCACGAATTGCTCGACATCGACCGCCCGGAAGACTTGGAACGCCTGCGCGCACTGCGCTGA
- a CDS encoding DUF427 domain-containing protein → MVTARWNGTVIAQSDDTVVVEGNHYFPADSLDAALLEESATHSFCPWKGEASYKSLVVDGARNADAAWYYPDPKSAAAEIKGRFAFWKGVVIA, encoded by the coding sequence ATGGTCACCGCACGCTGGAACGGCACCGTCATCGCGCAATCGGACGACACGGTCGTCGTCGAGGGCAACCATTATTTCCCGGCGGACAGCCTGGATGCAGCACTGCTCGAGGAGAGTGCGACGCACAGCTTCTGCCCGTGGAAGGGCGAGGCGAGCTACAAGTCGCTGGTGGTGGATGGCGCGCGGAACGCGGATGCGGCGTGGTATTATCCCGATCCGAAATCGGCGGCTGCGGAGATCAAGGGGCGGTTTGCGTTCTGGAAGGGCGTGGTGATTGCCTGA